A genomic window from Nicotiana sylvestris chromosome 11, ASM39365v2, whole genome shotgun sequence includes:
- the LOC104212039 gene encoding protein LONGIFOLIA 1 isoform X1 has protein sequence MDGVDDRRMGCMAGFLQIFDRNHILAGKRLYATKRLPHFTVVDDASEPDKFVTSPAVSKELGKPHPARPGETPSPDRSKQPAAEVSPVEPAVSVPVETPPKSPLPLPIFEVKDGTRSSWKFCKEAPRLSLDSRAVVDAKGSLRPRELRTKSSTLSANRGENTEDGADGDDNQRPCPSVIARLMGLEPLPQSSPEALPQAELRRSASESRVSRDLFNGRFVEGNHVDLKELNHPRSNISNNAMKDNAANERRSSMSNARPMDRMGYPLKNEKIERPKASNRSLNSSPWKSPQHRKCFFDTADIFPEPKQTVSLYGEIDKRLKMRGIDEPSKDLETLKQILEALQLKGLLHTKRPSEQIGHRNFVYDPTYSSDESPIVLMRPSRSVSPSQRRMANVTPPSNMRSRNVIGRRPNLSSESLPSVSPYRERPASERNARSPLRARDSGSPTQRENSVRLSNSVAKPKNLNVETRRRAGEPIENRRGSPVQSPKLSSRRSSLEQNVTKGSPRNKREMAESKQKEKITTFVTEDESSSISESTVSSSFQTDAERSNLEDYNEGRSLLERCDKLLNSIAEMNAPESQPSPVSVLDSSFYRDDSPSPSPIMKRNIDFKDVSGESEEEIWISALSPVQSKYDDSTDDSHLSYISDILRASQYLPEESDIFLLLEKQQYLKGKDTSKVSILERKLIFDTITEILDRNRQLPPWKAFSWSGSSIAKPSVENVWTEFQRIQERENGNNLVEIICKVLKKDLAQDTVSGWGDCPVEMSEAVLDMERQIFKDLIVETIQDLAEFSCKTTLLTSLCRKLVF, from the exons ATGGATGGTGTGGATGATAGGAGAATGGGTTGTATGGCTGGATTTCTTCAGATCTTTGACCGTAATCACATTTTAGCTGGGAAGAGACTTTATGCAACCAAACGCTTGCCACATTTCACG GTTGTTGATGATGCGTCAGAACCCGATAAATTTGTTACATCGCCGGCAGTTTCAAAGGAGCTCGGGAAACCACATCCTGCTAGACCTGGAGAAACGCCAAGTCCAGACCGATCCAAGCAGCCGGCAGCAGAGGTCAGCCCGGTCGAGCCAGCTGTTTCTGTCCCCGTAGAGACACCGCCAAAATCACCACTCCCTCTTCCTATATTTGAAGTGAAAGATGGGACGAGGTCTTCGTGGAAGTTTTGCAAAGAAGCTCCGAGGCTCTCTCTGGACAGCAGAGCTGTTGTTGATGCTAAAGGAAGTCTTCGGCCGAGGGAGCTACGAACGAAGTCTTCAACTCTATCAGCAAATAGAGGTGAGAACACAGAGGATGGAGCTGACGGTGACGACAATCAGCGTCCTTGCCCGAGTGTCATTGCACGGCTAATGGGCCTTGAACCATTACCCCAATCAAGCCCAGAAGCTCTGCCGCAAGCAGAGCTGCGAAGATCTGCATCAGAATCCAGAGTCTCAAGAGACTTGTTTAATGGCCGTTTTGTGGAAGGAAACCATGTGGATTTGAAAGAGCTAAACCATCCTCGATCTAACATATCAAACAATGCAATGAAAGACAATGCAGCGAACGAACGTAGAAGCTCAATGTCAAATGCCAGACCTATGGATCGGATGGGATATCCTCTGAAGAACGAGAAGATTGAAAGGCCAAAGGCTTCGAACAGAAGTTTAAATTCATCACCGTGGAAGTCACCTCAACACAGAAAATGTTTCTTTGATACAGCAGACATTTTTCCAGAGCCAAAGCAGACAGTCTCACTCTATGGTGAGATAGACAAGAGATTGAAGATGAGAGGCATTGACGAGCCTTCTAAAGATCTTGAGACCTTGAAGCAAATCCTTGAGGCTTTGCAACTCAAAGGGCTCCTACATACCAAAAGACCATCGGAGCAGATCGGCCACCGGAATTTTGTATACGACCCAACTTACTCATCTGATGAGTCCCCAATAGTTCTTATGAGGCCTTCGAGATCAGTTTCACCAAGCCAGAGAAGAATGGCAAATGTTACACCCCCGTCAAATATGAGAAGCCGAAATGTCATTGGTCGGAGACCCAATCTCTCCAGTGAAAGTCTTCCATCGGTGAGCCCATATCGGGAACGACCTGCTTCTGAACGAAATGCTCGGAGTCCACTAAGAGCTAGAGATTCCGGCTCGCCAACCCAGAGAGAAAACAGTGTGAGGCTTTCTAACTCTGTGGCCAAACCAAAGAACTTGAATGTTGAGACTCGTAGAAGAGCAGGAGAGCcaattgagaatcgaagaggttCTCCAGTACAATCACCAAAGCTTAGCTCGAGGAGAAGCAGTTTGGAGCAAAATGTCACAAAGGGATCACCTAGAAACAAGAGAGAAATGGCAGAGAGTAAGCAGAAAGAGAAGATCACAACCTTTGTTACAGAGGACGAGTCATCTTCCATTTCTGAAAGCACCGTTAGCTCATCTTTTCAAACTGATGCAGAG AGATCAAATTTGGAGGATTACAATGAAGGAAGGAGCCTTTTGGAAAGGTGTGATAAGCTCCTTAATAGCATAGCAGAGATGAATGCCCCTGAATCACAACCGAGTCCGGTGTCAGTTCTTGACTCGTCATTCTACAGGGACGATTCACCTTCCCCTTCACCTATCATGAAAAGGAACATCGATTTCAAAG ATGTTTCAGGGGAATCGGAGGAAGAAATATGGATCTCGGCACTTTCACCTGTCCAATCAAAGTATGACGATTCAACGGATGACTCTCATCTTAGTTACATTTCAGACATCCTTAGAGCTTCCCAATATCTGCCTGAGGAATctgatatatttttattattggaGAAGCAGCAATATCTCAAAGGAAAGGACACTTCCAAAGTCTCCATACTCGAAAGAAAGCTGATCTTTGACACTATCACTGAAATTCTTGATAGAAACAGGCAACTTCCCCCTTGGAAAGCATTCTCCTGGTCAGGTTCATCTATCGCAAAGCCATCAGTGGAGAATGTTTGGACCGAGTTCCAAAGAATACAAGaacgtgaaaatggtaacaacttgGTCGAGATCATTTGTAAAGTTCTCAAGAAAGACCTGGCTCAAGACACTGTCAGTGGTTGGGGAGACTGTCCGGTGGAGATGTCCGAGGCAGTCTTGGACATGGAAAGGCAGATATTCAAGGATTTAATAGTCGAAACGATCCAAGACCTTGCTGAGTTCAGCTGCAAAACGACCCTCTTAACATCCCTGTGTAGGAAGTTAGTTTTCTAA
- the LOC104212039 gene encoding protein LONGIFOLIA 1 isoform X2, producing MDGVDDRRMGCMAGFLQIFDRNHILAGKRLYATKRLPHFTVVDDASEPDKFVTSPAVSKELGKPHPARPGETPSPDRSKQPAAEVSPVEPAVSVPVETPPKSPLPLPIFEVKDGTRSSWKFCKEAPRLSLDSRAVVDAKGSLRPRELRTKSSTLSANRGENTEDGADGDDNQRPCPSVIARLMGLEPLPQSSPEALPQAELRRSASESRVSRDLFNGRFVEGNHVDLKELNHPRSNISNNAMKDNAANERRSSMSNARPMDRMGYPLKNEKIERPKASNRSLNSSPWKSPQHRKCFFDTADIFPEPKQTVSLYGEIDKRLKMRGIDEPSKDLETLKQILEALQLKGLLHTKRPSEQIGHRNFVYDPTYSSDESPIVLMRPSRSVSPSQRRMANVTPPSNMRSRNVIGRRPNLSSESLPSVSPYRERPASERNARSPLRARDSGSPTQRENSVRLSNSVAKPKNLNVETRRRAGEPIENRRGSPVQSPKLSSRRSSLEQNVTKGSPRNKREMAESKQKEKITTFVTEDESSSISESTVSSSFQTDAERSNLEDYNEGRSLLERCDKLLNSIAEMNAPESQPSPVSVLDSSFYRDDSPSPSPIMKRNIDFKGESEEEIWISALSPVQSKYDDSTDDSHLSYISDILRASQYLPEESDIFLLLEKQQYLKGKDTSKVSILERKLIFDTITEILDRNRQLPPWKAFSWSGSSIAKPSVENVWTEFQRIQERENGNNLVEIICKVLKKDLAQDTVSGWGDCPVEMSEAVLDMERQIFKDLIVETIQDLAEFSCKTTLLTSLCRKLVF from the exons ATGGATGGTGTGGATGATAGGAGAATGGGTTGTATGGCTGGATTTCTTCAGATCTTTGACCGTAATCACATTTTAGCTGGGAAGAGACTTTATGCAACCAAACGCTTGCCACATTTCACG GTTGTTGATGATGCGTCAGAACCCGATAAATTTGTTACATCGCCGGCAGTTTCAAAGGAGCTCGGGAAACCACATCCTGCTAGACCTGGAGAAACGCCAAGTCCAGACCGATCCAAGCAGCCGGCAGCAGAGGTCAGCCCGGTCGAGCCAGCTGTTTCTGTCCCCGTAGAGACACCGCCAAAATCACCACTCCCTCTTCCTATATTTGAAGTGAAAGATGGGACGAGGTCTTCGTGGAAGTTTTGCAAAGAAGCTCCGAGGCTCTCTCTGGACAGCAGAGCTGTTGTTGATGCTAAAGGAAGTCTTCGGCCGAGGGAGCTACGAACGAAGTCTTCAACTCTATCAGCAAATAGAGGTGAGAACACAGAGGATGGAGCTGACGGTGACGACAATCAGCGTCCTTGCCCGAGTGTCATTGCACGGCTAATGGGCCTTGAACCATTACCCCAATCAAGCCCAGAAGCTCTGCCGCAAGCAGAGCTGCGAAGATCTGCATCAGAATCCAGAGTCTCAAGAGACTTGTTTAATGGCCGTTTTGTGGAAGGAAACCATGTGGATTTGAAAGAGCTAAACCATCCTCGATCTAACATATCAAACAATGCAATGAAAGACAATGCAGCGAACGAACGTAGAAGCTCAATGTCAAATGCCAGACCTATGGATCGGATGGGATATCCTCTGAAGAACGAGAAGATTGAAAGGCCAAAGGCTTCGAACAGAAGTTTAAATTCATCACCGTGGAAGTCACCTCAACACAGAAAATGTTTCTTTGATACAGCAGACATTTTTCCAGAGCCAAAGCAGACAGTCTCACTCTATGGTGAGATAGACAAGAGATTGAAGATGAGAGGCATTGACGAGCCTTCTAAAGATCTTGAGACCTTGAAGCAAATCCTTGAGGCTTTGCAACTCAAAGGGCTCCTACATACCAAAAGACCATCGGAGCAGATCGGCCACCGGAATTTTGTATACGACCCAACTTACTCATCTGATGAGTCCCCAATAGTTCTTATGAGGCCTTCGAGATCAGTTTCACCAAGCCAGAGAAGAATGGCAAATGTTACACCCCCGTCAAATATGAGAAGCCGAAATGTCATTGGTCGGAGACCCAATCTCTCCAGTGAAAGTCTTCCATCGGTGAGCCCATATCGGGAACGACCTGCTTCTGAACGAAATGCTCGGAGTCCACTAAGAGCTAGAGATTCCGGCTCGCCAACCCAGAGAGAAAACAGTGTGAGGCTTTCTAACTCTGTGGCCAAACCAAAGAACTTGAATGTTGAGACTCGTAGAAGAGCAGGAGAGCcaattgagaatcgaagaggttCTCCAGTACAATCACCAAAGCTTAGCTCGAGGAGAAGCAGTTTGGAGCAAAATGTCACAAAGGGATCACCTAGAAACAAGAGAGAAATGGCAGAGAGTAAGCAGAAAGAGAAGATCACAACCTTTGTTACAGAGGACGAGTCATCTTCCATTTCTGAAAGCACCGTTAGCTCATCTTTTCAAACTGATGCAGAG AGATCAAATTTGGAGGATTACAATGAAGGAAGGAGCCTTTTGGAAAGGTGTGATAAGCTCCTTAATAGCATAGCAGAGATGAATGCCCCTGAATCACAACCGAGTCCGGTGTCAGTTCTTGACTCGTCATTCTACAGGGACGATTCACCTTCCCCTTCACCTATCATGAAAAGGAACATCGATTTCAAAG GGGAATCGGAGGAAGAAATATGGATCTCGGCACTTTCACCTGTCCAATCAAAGTATGACGATTCAACGGATGACTCTCATCTTAGTTACATTTCAGACATCCTTAGAGCTTCCCAATATCTGCCTGAGGAATctgatatatttttattattggaGAAGCAGCAATATCTCAAAGGAAAGGACACTTCCAAAGTCTCCATACTCGAAAGAAAGCTGATCTTTGACACTATCACTGAAATTCTTGATAGAAACAGGCAACTTCCCCCTTGGAAAGCATTCTCCTGGTCAGGTTCATCTATCGCAAAGCCATCAGTGGAGAATGTTTGGACCGAGTTCCAAAGAATACAAGaacgtgaaaatggtaacaacttgGTCGAGATCATTTGTAAAGTTCTCAAGAAAGACCTGGCTCAAGACACTGTCAGTGGTTGGGGAGACTGTCCGGTGGAGATGTCCGAGGCAGTCTTGGACATGGAAAGGCAGATATTCAAGGATTTAATAGTCGAAACGATCCAAGACCTTGCTGAGTTCAGCTGCAAAACGACCCTCTTAACATCCCTGTGTAGGAAGTTAGTTTTCTAA